In Brassica napus cultivar Da-Ae chromosome A3, Da-Ae, whole genome shotgun sequence, the sequence GTAAGCAGTTACTGTGAGTAAAGAAACAGAGAAGTTTGAGGAATGAAGTACCAGCTGTTGTTTTGGCTGAAGCCACAGTGATGTTAGTTTCCGTTGACCTCCCTGTAAAAATCTATTTACTTAGGTAACGGTGACTTGCTACTATGTGAGTGAAGTAGAGAAACTGTGACTTGCTGCTGTGTGATAACATACCTGCTGTGCTGGCTGAAGCCACAGTGATGTTAGTTTCCGTTGACCTCTCTGTAAAAGCTTAGGTAAGGAATCTATCTCTCTTGTCCATtttaagggaaaaaaaaaactaaagaatgTGCTTGATTAATTGATGATAAAACATCTTCCACCGAAAAAAAGACTTTCAGTTACGAGTAGTCAGGGAGGTCCATTTTGTTATGTCTTTTTAAACCAGTGACTGAAATTAAGTTTACTGAATGATAAGGAAtaggaaaaaatgaaaacttgaTTACAAATGAGACTTACTCGAAGATCTAGTATTCTTTTTGAAAGCAAATTCTTCTATATCAGGCAATCCACAAAGCTGCTGCATCAATTAAATACGTGAGACACAAATCAACACGTAAATAATGACACAAAGGTTATGTAATGGTAACGGTAACACATGAAAGCACACTAATCAAGGTTTCTCCCCCAAGTCTCACGAAATTACTATAAACACTTAATCAAAAGAAAGGAGGAGACTTTACTGATTTTTTCTCCAGAGGCTCCAAAGCTTCCTGTTTAAGCCTTTTCTTACGGGTGTATACCAGAGTCTCCGATGATCCAGAAGCTCCACTGGCTGATTCTGATATACCAGAAAATCAGTTTGGCTATAAGAATACAAAATTTTCTAAGGAATAGAAAGAGAGATAGAAGGAAGGAGGACCTGGGTTCGAATCTTCCGAGCGAAGATGTTGGATTCTCAGAGAGTCGGGTTTAGAAGAAGAGAGAGTGGAGTGAATTTTGCGATTCATGGTTCGGATTCGAGAAAACCAAGCGACGTTGTCAAGGGTTGTAGAAACGGCTCTGTTAACGAGAATCATTAGAAGAAACACAACACTGTTCGTCTTTTATTAATGTCTTGAGGAGAATGTTTAATCGAACtgaatttaacatttttatttcagTTTATTGGTTAACGTTCGCCGAACCGAACCTAAAACTAACTGAATTTTCAAATCTCCCCGGTTCTTATCTAAACCGGATATGAAatcgaaaattgtaaaaaaaatctcGGTTTATTTCGGTTTTAGATGTATACCCAACTCTGCTTGTGAGCGAGCATTGTTGTCGCTCAAAATCACAGAAGCAGCTAAAACCATTTGATCGATTCGGAGAAGAGAAAGGAAGGATGGGTGGAGGAATGGAGACGAACAAGAACAAGTTCATCGAGGACTGGGGATCCGCGAGGGAGAATCTCGAGCACAACTTCCGATGGACACGTCGCAACTTCGCTCTCATCGGAATCTTCGGCATCGCTCTCCCCATCATCGTCTACAAGGGCATCGTCAAAGATTTCGTAACTTTCAATCTCACTCGATTCCCATCTTCATTTTGATTTCATTTCTGTTTTTTGGTGCCCTAATTTTACTGAGAGCATCGTATGAATCTAGATCGTATCCTACGTTAATTGGGTTAGATGTTGATTTTGTTGTTAATACGTTTGAATCAGATCTATTATTCTGTTTGGTTGAAGAAACAAGATTGTTCAAGTGCTATGTGCTTTGTCTTTAAATGctcacccttttttttttgtcttgatGGGTTTTAGCTGAAACTAGTTAATCTGCTTCTCTTTGTATTATTCTGAGTCTTGAGTCTTGAGTCTAAACTTGTAAAGACCTTTTCTATGGTGTACTGTGTTCATCAATTATATAAATGACTTTCTACACTCTTGTTCTTAGCAGTTTATTTGCTGATATCCCTTGGGGGTTTTTTCTAAGTTactgtattaatttatgaactCTGAACCCTTGAATAGATTATTCCAGTGACGATTTAGAAATGTGTGTTATGTTTCTCTTGTTGTGTGCTTCACATTATTACATTGGACCTAACATACTCAAAcctcgatttttttttacagcataTGCAAGACGAAGATGCAGGCAGACCACATAGAAAGTTCCTCTGAGGTTCTTTGCGAGAACACTCTCTTCTGCAAAAGGTCTCAGCATTGTGAAAGTTTCAAGAAGCTGATGCTTGCACCCTccttttttgcattttattcAGAATAAAAGAACATCCCAAGGATTATAACTTCTGTTTGAAAAAGTGTGTAATAAATTTTGActtttcttttgatttgaaTTTATAGCATCTCCATGATTTAACATTTGTAAGTGGTTGAGAGCTTTGGTGTAATCCAAACAAAAGAAATGGTTTTATTGGATGCAGAGTTTGATTAACTATAAGTCTACTTGTGAGATCACATGAAGTAAGCATTTGTAAGATTATGCAAAGAATTTGAAGCAACAATACACCTTGACCATGTTAATCATTAGCTAAGGACTTTGGTCACACATCTTATTCAAGTATATGATTCTCGCTAATATGTTGTCTTGTTCCtcaaattttagatattttcttaaatCGCTTATCTTTAGCCAGATTAAAAAAATGGCGGGAGGAGGGAAAGAAAAACGGCAACAAAGTTAAACCAACCAGAGACTACTGTCATAACCAAATTTAGAAAGATCTCACCATCCATCCAATCTTCTTAGTTTTCCTCTCTCATTCTCCTCTCTTTCAGGACTTCCTCTTGCTCTCTCCCAAACACCAAATAAACATAGAAAACCAAACATAACAAAATCAGAAGAAGCCCCAAGAAATAAACAATATAGGAACTTGAGCACCAaagcttcttctctcttccttccCATGGGGTGCATTTGAATAAATTTCCTTCTTGAAAACCGCTTTTGATCGATTGTAATTCATCGATCAATCGCGGTTTTTACAAGCTCTTGGACATTTATTCCAAATAAAACCCTTTGCAAGAAAAAAGAACGATCCCATGGGAAGCTGTGTTTCATCGCCGTTGAAAGGTTCTCCTTTTGGGAAGAGACCGGTAAGAAGGAGAAACAATAGTCATAGCAAAACATCATCATCTAATCCTAAATTCGTTTCTTCAACTAATCTTTCCCGGAGATTGCTTTTCCAGCCACCTAGCCGTGTTCTTCCTGAGCCCATTGGTGATGGCATCCTCCTCAAGTATGAACTAGGGAAAGAACTTGGCCGTGGTGAATTTGGTGTCACTCACGAATGCATCGAGATCACTACTCGAAAAAGGTAAAATCTCTTTCATCTTATATGCATCTTGAAATTCTTTGAGTCTTGAAACAAAAACATGACAGGTTTGCGTGTAAGAGGATATCAAAGGAGAAGCTAAGGACGGAGATAGATGTTGAGGATGTAAGAAGAGAGGTTGAGATCATGAGTTGTTTGCCTAAACATCCTAATATCGTGACCTTCAAGGAAGCTTTCGAGGACGAAGACGCGGTCTATCTTGTCATGGAGATTTGTGAAGGAGGAGAGCTTTTTGACCGTATTGTTGCCAGAGGGCATTACACTGAACGTGCAGCTGCATCCGTCACTAAAACCATTCTTGAAGTTGTCAAGGTGTGAAATCAAGAAAGTCTcaaatctcttcttttttttttgtcaactagtCTCAAATCTCTTTGTATCGTTTGTTTTGTTCCCGCCTTAATGTTTACTTGTGTGTGAAGGTATGTCATGAACATGGAGTGATTCATAGAGATCTTAAACCTGAGAACTTCCTCTTTTCAAATGGAACCGAGACTGCACAACTCAAAGCTATTGACTTTGGTCTCTCCATTAATTTCAAACACGGTACTAATCACATCTCTATAGTTTGGTCATAGTCCGGGATATAGATTAgtacaaaaaaacatattaattatagtttatggGTTTTTAGATTGttgaactttaaaaatatgGAGAAATAATTTTTCGGAGATATATAGAATGGGGATTCATAATTCGGGAGATATCCGATGCTATATAATagtttttgtagagaaataatttgtagacctttttttttaaatgactaagAGGTTCTGGTTCATACATTATTCAGGGCAAGGCACAAACCATTTCAAATTCACTCTCTTTAAAGAGTAGACCCCTCTCAACTAGACTTAAACTATGAACTCTTAGACACCTACCGGATAATATAAGAGTTTTAGCCACTAGGCCAATAAGAGTTTTAGCCACTAAGCCAACTTTTCGTTGGCACTATAGTATAGttttatgttgttgttgttttgaagcAAAACTCTGTTTGAACCGATTGAATATTGCAGGCCAACGGTTCAATGAGATAGTTGGAAGTCCTTATTACATGGCTCCAGAGGTATTGAGACGAGACTACGGTCCTGAGATCGATGTCTGGAGCGCTGGTGTTATACTCTACATCTTGCTTTGTGGTGTTCCTCCTTTTTGGGCAGAAACTGAGGAAGGAATAGCGCATGCAATAGTGAGAGGTCACATCGATTTCGAAAGAGATCCATGGCCAAAAGTGTCTAAAGAAGCTAAACAACTCGTTAAGAGCATGCTTGATGCAAATCCTTATAGCAGACTCACAGTTCAAGAAGTCCTTGGTAActttaataacatttcatttataaatataatatgattaacaaACGACATAAGTTGATGGAGAAAGTTACGTTTTATAGAACATCCATGGATACAGAACGCAGAGAGAGCACCAAATGTGAATCTTGGAGATAACGTGAGGACCAATATTCAACAGTTCGTGTTGATGAACAGGTTCAAGAAGAAAGTCCTCAGGGTACGTAAACTTTCTTGACTTCACAAACGTTATGTATCTATTTTGATTACGCCTCTACGGTGAACAAACGCGAATTAAACtttagaagaaaacaaaacttaagAGATCAAAACCTATTGAGGCaaataccaatttagaattttatatattgattgattatgtgaataaaaaattataatcatcTAGATCCGTATTTATACTAGCCttgaaacccttttttttttctttagaaaaacaTTCTTATCCTATAAGTTGAAATAAATTTTGTAGATCGTAGCTGACAATCTACCAAACGAGGAGATAGCAGCGATAGTACAGATGTTTGAAACGATGGACACTGACAAGAACGGTCACTTGACATTTGAGGAACTAAGAGATGGACTGAAGAACCTTGGACAAGTGTGTCCCGATGGAGATGTGAAGATGCTAATGGATGCAGCTGATACAGACGGAAACGGGATGTTGAGCTGTGAAGAGTTTGTGACGCTTTCAATACATTTGAAGAGAATAGGCTGTGATGAGCATTTGCAAGAAGCATTCAAATATTTTGACAAGAACGGCAACGGGTTTATCGAGCTAGACGAGCTCAAAGAAGCTCTTTTCGATGATAAGCTAGGCCAGGGTAGTGACCAGTGGATCAAAGATATTTTCTTTGACGTTGACCTCAACAAGGTATATCAACAAAGGCTAAGACTCTTGAGAGTATATTAGGTTTTTGTTACCTTCTGATGCAAGTTTCCTAACGTTTTTTCTTTGTGGTGACAGGATGGAAGGATAAGCTTTGATGAGTTTAAGGCAATGATGAAGTCAGGGACAGACTGGAAGATGGCGTCAAGGCAGTACTCAAGGGCGTTGTTGAATGCTCTAAGCATGAAAATGTTCAAAGAAGATTTTGGGGACAGTGCTCCTAAATCACAGTCCATGGAGTTCCCTATAGCAAGGAAGAGAGCTAAGATACTTGATTCTCCCAAGAACAAATCAATGGAGCTTGGCCTCTCCAAAACCTATAAACCCTCAGGTCTAAGatactaaagaaaaaaatgaaaaagaaacagaTCTCTTTGGTTTTTCTTTTACATATGTTTGGTTTTTGGTGCAACAAGTGACAAAGAAGTGATTTGATGGTGCTACAAGTGATGGGCTTAAAGTTGCAATgttcatgttttgtttatttttttttcaaacttcacaaattgaaaatatatacaaaagagAGCATAGAAACCTATTGTAAAGTTGTTTTGAGCTGTAAACAAGTAGAGATACTTTCTTGAGAAGTAACTTGAATTCAATATTACAAACATAAATGGAAAGTAAAGCCAAACACAAAGCAGACACCATTAGCTGctatttttttcctataaaacCAGACACGAGGTCAGTGGATTTGGTTTCACAGAGATTGTCATAGCAGAGCAGGTGACAGAAGTAAAGTTACAATGTGTAGAGATAACACATACATATTCTTTTACACTATACATGAGTAGGAAGCTTATCACAATCCCTACAATCCAAAACCCTCACATAACACATAAAGAGAAAGAATCACTATGCGAGTGCGGCTGTTGGGGTTTTTCTTTGATCGTGTTCCAAAGAAACTGCTGGAAGTAATCTTAAGACCAATCTGGACTTTTGTAACTTAACGAGGACATTggtatatattgttttatcaACCAGTTCTGGAACTTCCTTTGCCTTTACCTCTTGTTTTGCTACTGCAACCTGTTGATTTAGAGCTTGTTGATTTGCTGCTGCAAGCCGCGTGCGAGTCTACATCAGCTAGACCGTTCTCCAGAGCTTTCACCAGATTCTCAAAGTAATTTTTCGTTACGCTGTAACAATAGATAGAAGCACAGGTTTACAAATTACATTCCCACAGAATCTGTCTGAAGATCTGAAACAACATGATAGAACGCTTACCTGGTCAAACCAGCTAGCTTTGTCCGGAAATCATTGAAATCTTTAGATGGGCCTTCCGCGTTGAGAAATTGAAGCAAGTCCTTCTCTACGCATTGGTGGAGCCTCTCCAAACCTGACTCAGCTTCCCCTGAACAATATGAAGAAAAGGTTAAGCTGCTTCTGAAGCAATGGACAGAGATACATCAATAAAACGTTACACACACGAGGGTACTGACCTTGCAAATACTCGAAAAAAACTCGCTTGGCATGTTCATGATCAGGTAGGTAGTATCCATATGCATATGTCCATTTCAAGACTCGCCTACATTCGATGATCTGCAAGTGGTAAACTCGCATGAGAAACTGGTACGAAAAATGCTTCCTCACTTGGTTATCTAAACACTTTTTATCTGCTAACCTGAAGCCAAGCTTCTAAGATGAATTTGAGCTGAGATTCTGGTGTGCACTGTTTATCACTAAGCTTCTCGAGCTGGCAGAAATTGAGATAAGTCATAAACATATAAGAGAGTATGAGAACAGCCAAAACCTTCTATATTTCTGATTCACAACTATGATTATTTCAAGGATGAAGACTATAACTAACTAATATCACAAGATTCAGAAAGCAATAGAACTCAAAAGAACATAACAGTTCTTACATTATGCGTCTGCAATTGCTGCAGATCCGTCATAGCCTTTTGCCTCGACTGCCAgatcacacaaacacaaaaaaaagaagaatcaatgatgaagAGCTACACAGCTTCATCATTTATGCTAATACTTATTATGATAAGAAGTACAGCTTTATGCATACCGTTTGATTGCTTGCCCAGCGTTCATAGTAATGAGTGTATCTCTCTAGTGAATTTTTTGCCATCTCTCTCCTCCTTTCAGTCTCATCATACTAAAACGGGGGAAAGAGGAGCCCATACATTAATCAAAAACATCAGCTCAAATTACTGAGAGAAATACCACAAAGGATCAAATAAGTACCCTGGCCTTACCTGTCCTTCTTGCTTGGCAACCTCGTACCGGTTACAAGCATAAAACCCACCAGTTCTTTCCCCATGATCCATCCATGCACCAAGACAAAGCCTATAAGGATAATTAGATACATACCATCATCAGTCTTAAACCGTAACACATTGAAGAGAACACACTTCTAGTACAAAATATAAGAGGAACAGAAACAACCAAACTAAGACACTGTAAGCTAGAGATGGAGATGAAGCATTACCAACAGAATTCATATTTACAAGGCGGTGTGCATGTCATATGCATACACCCCTGATTTTTTTCAATTGGCCGCTTGCATCTTGGACAGGGCTTTGAATTGGCAAGTATCCTGGGAATAATGAGGCAAAGTTTGATTAGCAAGAAAAATGAAGATGCTACGGAGTTAGCAAAGCTCTAAGGTGGTGAGTACAATATTATTCTGTAAAAGCCAGAGACTAAGGATCAGGAACACAAAGTACAAAATAAAGATAGGTATAGATAGAGTGCATACCAATTCATGTTTTCAGATTCAGCACTGTTCTTTAAAATCCATTTTGAAACTGTGCTACAATCCACAGGTCGGTGAGCCTCCTCTGTGCACTAGAAATCAAATTTAACACACAGCTATtgaaaaactaagaaaaattaGAAGTAATCAAATTAGTGGGCTTTGGCTCAAGAACTTACATTCCAGCAAAAGCTAAACGAACACAAGCAGGAAACATCATAATTCCCAGACCCGGCAACATAATCAATAGCATAATCACACCCCGGGGCAGGACACCACTTCATCTGAACAAGATAACCGAAGCAGAAACAACATCAGGTATAGCAACTTATATTTCAACCACTCTATAAGAAATAGTCAACATATATAGAATCATGTAATCATGAATATGAAAAGAACCTTCCAACAACACTAGCAACATGTTACAAAGGCTAAGTTCATTCTATTTTCTAGGTAGACTTTACCTTTCTGTTGTCTTCAATATAAGACCTAAGAAAGTAACGATTATATTTCTCCTTGTCTTCATCAGACGCTAATTTGTCAACCATATCATGACCAACAGCAGCTAAACAAGAAGGATCAGGACATCTTAGCATCAAACATCCCGGGCCATCATTAATGGTGGTGGTGATGTAGCCTGCAAAAGCATACATTATAAAAGGTGAGTTGACACTCAACAAATAACACTTAACGAtggaatattttgaaattaacaatAAGATTGGGTTAAATACAAGGAAGGCAATTTAAAGTAGCGGTTAACATTTCTTTTATAAAGATAAAGATGTAAGTAAGAGTCTTGAGGATGCTAATTAAATAAAGGAAAGTACAGCAAACCTGTCCAGCATGTAGTGCAAAAGGGATGGCCGCAAGAAACTGAAACAATTTTCTCGGGAGGGTATGAATCGAAACAGATTCCACATGTAAGCTAAACACCAGAATCAAGTATCAGTGAGAGATCAAGTATAAAGCAAGACATATGTAAAAGACTTCAGATTCTACAATTCAAAGGACATACTTCTGTGTCAACAGATGGTGGAACAACAGGATTCTCCAATATGCCAACAGTATTCCTGACCCTCTCTTCATCCGCAAACCATTCGTCATGAACTTTACCAACGCTCCTGAATACACAAGTATGACAAAAGATTACTTGATATTACCACCAGcagaaaataattttctttaaaaaagttATTCTGAAACTAGTTGAAGATAAACAAGGAAGCAGATTACAAATGAAAGATGCGAAACACATAATTTTAACATCAAACAGTAAATGTAAAAGGCGGTTTACCAGTGATAGTGACGAAGGAGAATACTAGCTTCGACTTCAGTGATGGAGAGGACGACAGAAACTCGTTCAATATCATCCACCTGATGCCTGAGAATATCTTCTTCCCTCAGAACACAATAATTTTTCTGGAAGGAAACCATATTTTTCAACAAACAATGGGTCAATCAATGGTCAAAGAAAAATAAGAGTAGACGACgaacccccaaaaaaaaaaaacagggaaATGACCCTAACAACGCCAACTTGTAAACATACAAGTGCAAGTCAAATAAGTAGTCAACAGTGCAGACTTGTGGAAAGACTTAAAAAGCTATAGCCAAGGAGTGCAACAAACAATATAACAACATATCAACAACGACCACAGCACATAAGAACTTGATTTGAATTTACCGAGGAGTTTGGAAGCagggtaaacaaaaaaaaaaaggacaaaaattataaagaaagtGTACCAAATCTGGAAATTTCCTGTACTTTTTCAAAGTTAAGTCACtaaaaaaaccatcaataatATTCCAACCCTCATCTTCCATCACTCAGAAGACTATGACAAGGCAATAAAAATGCAGTGGTCTAAAATTAGCAAGTATCCTTTGATTAGATAAACACTTCCCCCAATTAACAAAGAGAAACGGCAACAAAGCTCATAACTGAACTAGCCTATAGTACTCCCAgacttataatttataatagaaAGCCCAAAGTTTCAAGATTTACCAGCAAACAATAGACAAAAGCTCTAAAAATCAATTAGCTTCCAACACGCAACAAAgcaaataaacaaagaaaagctCCCACCTGAGAGCGATGGGAGGCGATCATGGCAGAGTCATCAGCATCTTCCTCAACAAACCCGTAATCGGgttctccatcatcatcatcatcatcatcatcatcatcatcattatcactATCCTTGTAATCATCGCTGTAGAAATCATCCTCCCCTGAATACATATCGAGCATGTCATCTTCCGAGTCCATGATCCCGAGAAAACCCACAAGACAAAAGAACCGAGATTTAAGAGGAACTAGATGAAACCCCTCTTTCCCTAGGATTTGTCGgagcaaagagagagagagagctttggTTTGGATGTGGATTTTAGTTTGgtaatgaaatgaaaaaaaggaATCAAAGGAAGAGTGGATCGATTGGGTTTGCGATTTACTGGGGGAGGGAGGGATAGAGTGTAGACTTATCTCACTTCTTCATTTCCCTTTTCATTAAGGCAAAACCTATCATGTCTCTCaccaaacataaattgattatttatttttcccgACAGAACATAAACGAATTTGgagaaaaatatgattttttttttgttttactgtTGTGACAaagtaatcaatttttttttgtttgtttcataaGTCTACTCagattaaattaaatgaaatatttatttataaattagaaATTGCCATCAGAAAATTGAGAGcatctaatttttcaaaaatgagAGATTTCATatactataaattttttaatctgaATAATACAATTATTCTAATATAacttagttatttaattaattttagtatttttaatgaaaattaaataattataaataaaacttattttataaatatgcaTTTATTTAATTCGTGGAGATATTCAtttcttttatattgttttagtttttattggtgagataaatgttttatatgagTAAGATGGTGATATAATGCAAGTATGCATCATTACTAATATGTTTTCTGAAACATGAAATTTAAGTTGAAGTAACATCAAAATA encodes:
- the LOC106437739 gene encoding calcium-dependent protein kinase 24 isoform X1, encoding MGSCVSSPLKGSPFGKRPVRRRNNSHSKTSSSNPKFVSSTNLSRRLLFQPPSRVLPEPIGDGILLKYELGKELGRGEFGVTHECIEITTRKRFACKRISKEKLRTEIDVEDVRREVEIMSCLPKHPNIVTFKEAFEDEDAVYLVMEICEGGELFDRIVARGHYTERAAASVTKTILEVVKVCHEHGVIHRDLKPENFLFSNGTETAQLKAIDFGLSINFKHGQRFNEIVGSPYYMAPEVLRRDYGPEIDVWSAGVILYILLCGVPPFWAETEEGIAHAIVRGHIDFERDPWPKVSKEAKQLVKSMLDANPYSRLTVQEVLEHPWIQNAERAPNVNLGDNVRTNIQQFVLMNRFKKKVLRIVADNLPNEEIAAIVQMFETMDTDKNGHLTFEELRDGLKNLGQVCPDGDVKMLMDAADTDGNGMLSCEEFVTLSIHLKRIGCDEHLQEAFKYFDKNGNGFIELDELKEALFDDKLGQGSDQWIKDIFFDVDLNKDGRISFDEFKAMMKSGTDWKMASRQYSRALLNALSMKMFKEDFGDSAPKSQSMEFPIARKRAKILDSPKNKSMELGLSKTYKPSGLRY
- the LOC106443446 gene encoding uncharacterized protein LOC106443446 — its product is MGGGMETNKNKFIEDWGSARENLEHNFRWTRRNFALIGIFGIALPIIVYKGIVKDFHMQDEDAGRPHRKFL
- the LOC106437738 gene encoding probable E3 ubiquitin-protein ligase ARI7, whose product is MDSEDDMLDMYSGEDDFYSDDYKDSDNDDDDDDDDDDDGEPDYGFVEEDADDSAMIASHRSQKNYCVLREEDILRHQVDDIERVSVVLSITEVEASILLRHYHWSVGKVHDEWFADEERVRNTVGILENPVVPPSVDTELTCGICFDSYPPEKIVSVSCGHPFCTTCWTGYITTTINDGPGCLMLRCPDPSCLAAVGHDMVDKLASDEDKEKYNRYFLRSYIEDNRKMKWCPAPGCDYAIDYVAGSGNYDVSCLCSFSFCWNCTEEAHRPVDCSTVSKWILKNSAESENMNWILANSKPCPRCKRPIEKNQGCMHMTCTPPCKYEFCWLCLGAWMDHGERTGGFYACNRYEVAKQEGQYDETERRREMAKNSLERYTHYYERWASNQTSRQKAMTDLQQLQTHNLEKLSDKQCTPESQLKFILEAWLQIIECRRVLKWTYAYGYYLPDHEHAKRVFFEYLQGEAESGLERLHQCVEKDLLQFLNAEGPSKDFNDFRTKLAGLTSVTKNYFENLVKALENGLADVDSHAACSSKSTSSKSTGCSSKTRGKGKGSSRTG
- the LOC106437739 gene encoding calcium-dependent protein kinase 24 isoform X2 yields the protein MGSCVSSPLKGSPFGKRPPPSRVLPEPIGDGILLKYELGKELGRGEFGVTHECIEITTRKRFACKRISKEKLRTEIDVEDVRREVEIMSCLPKHPNIVTFKEAFEDEDAVYLVMEICEGGELFDRIVARGHYTERAAASVTKTILEVVKVCHEHGVIHRDLKPENFLFSNGTETAQLKAIDFGLSINFKHGQRFNEIVGSPYYMAPEVLRRDYGPEIDVWSAGVILYILLCGVPPFWAETEEGIAHAIVRGHIDFERDPWPKVSKEAKQLVKSMLDANPYSRLTVQEVLEHPWIQNAERAPNVNLGDNVRTNIQQFVLMNRFKKKVLRIVADNLPNEEIAAIVQMFETMDTDKNGHLTFEELRDGLKNLGQVCPDGDVKMLMDAADTDGNGMLSCEEFVTLSIHLKRIGCDEHLQEAFKYFDKNGNGFIELDELKEALFDDKLGQGSDQWIKDIFFDVDLNKDGRISFDEFKAMMKSGTDWKMASRQYSRALLNALSMKMFKEDFGDSAPKSQSMEFPIARKRAKILDSPKNKSMELGLSKTYKPSGLRY